In the Cyanobacteria bacterium FACHB-DQ100 genome, CACCCTCCGTCCTCTGGAACTATTGCCTGTTGTTGAAGCTGCGATCGACACGGTGCGACCAACGGCTGAGGCAAAAAACATCCAATTGCACCTAGCTCTAGATCCTCAAATCGGGAAAGTTTCGGGCGATGCGGAACGTTTGCAGCAAGTCATTTGGAATCTCATGAGCAATGCTGTGAAATTTACACCAAAGGGAGGACGGGTTGAGGTCAAGCTAGAAAAAGCTGGCGCAGACGCGGATGGGCAATCTGCTCTCGCTTTCGATGCCCAAATTACAGTATCTGACACCGGACAGGGGATAAAACCTGAATTTCTTCCCTATGTCTTCGATCGCTTTCGCCAAGCAGATAGTTCAATTACCCGGACGCATGGCGGTTTGGGTTTAGGGTTAGCCATCGTGCGCCATCTCGTTGATTTGCATGAGGGGCAGGTTTTTGCGGATAGTGCAGGTGAAGGTAGAGGCGCAACCTTCACTGTAAGGCTGCCGCTGCTGGCTCCAAAACCGGATCTGGGACGAACCCGGACTAACGCTTCTGAAATTGCCATGATTGATCCATTTCACTGTGCCGCTCGCTTAACCGGGCAACGGATTTTGATCATTGATGATGATTTGGATGCTCGCTTCTTATTGCTCTCGATTCTAGAAGAATGTGGTGCGGAGGTTGTCGCGGCGGCATCAGCGAGTGAAGGAATTTCAATCTTAACCAGTTCTGGAAACTCATTTGACCTGCTAATTAGTGATATTGGGATGCCCGGTGAGGATGGATATACTCTCTTACGACGGGTACGCTCGCTGCACGTAGAGCAAGGGGAGCATATGTCCGCAATGCTGAAGAACGCTTGTCGTATTCCTGCGATCGCGGTCACTGCATATGCCAGAGAAGAGGATCGTCAGGCTGCACTCTTAGCAGGCTTTCAGGCTCATCTTGCGAAACCAATTGATCCAACTCGGCTTATTCTGTTAGTTGCAGATTTGGTCAGTCAAACAGCAACCGAAGTATTGTTCTAAAGCAGAAGAATTTGAATCTTTCCATCTCTAAATAATCACCAGTTGATGGGATGACAGGCTACTAGGAGTCTTTCTTTTTGCTCTTGGGCAAGACTTGTGCAATTGCTCCCATTAATTCCTATCAATCACTAGAACATAAATGCCTTGCAGATTAAAGATTGCGTAACCCCTATCCTGCACAAATTCTCAGCATTTTTGTGCTCTTAAATATAGGCTCGCTGTCACCCCTCTAAACTTCGCCATTCAATTCTCACCTATCTTCATGCTCGTAATAGAAGTCGATAGTGTACAACTTTATTTTCAGGAGCTTCTGCAACTAATCTAAAGCAGTGTACAACTTTAATTTCTAGCGGATCAGAAGAATGAATCTAACTATTAGCCTTTTGAGATAGTTCAGTGTACAAGTTTATTTTCAACTTACAGTTACGTTGACATAAGAAGGAGTGGGGTATTGTTCTTTTTAACTCCCTACTCCCCACTCTTTCACACTCAAACAGGATAGTTAAGTTACACTCGTACCTTGAACATCGATCGCTAAACTTTTTACTTGCACTCCAACTTCTAATCCGATCCAAGCTTTCTCCATCGCTGCATTGACTGCTTCAGCTTTTTCCTGATGGGCCAACGCCAACACCGTCGATCCAGCTCCACTAATCACCATGCCATAAGCGCCAGCACCGATCGCCGCTGTTCTCACTGCGTCGTATCCTTTAATCAGCTTTTCCCGATAAGGTTGGTGAATTCTATCCTGCAATGCTGCTTTTAACCAATCTGCGTTTCCGGTCTCTAAGCCCCGAATTAGTAGCCCCAAGTGAGACGCATTAAAAATCGCATCAGCGCGGCTATAAGTTGCAGGTAAAACACTACGAGCTTCGGCAGTTGATAGTTCAAAATCGGGAATGGCTACGATCGGTACAATGCTCGAATGCCAAGGTAGGTCGCAAATTTCCCAAGCGCGATCGATGCCTGATGCCGCTAATCGACAGCCCCCAATTAACGCAGGCACCACATTATCCGGATGTCCCTCGATCTCGGTCGCGAACTCTGCAAGTTCAAGCTGTGATAACGGTGATCCTGCGAGTTCGTTTGCTCCGACTAATCCGCCGACGATCGCAGTTGCCGAACTGCCCAATCCCCGCGCTAACGGTACCTCCATTTTGATCTCGAGCTGGACGGCTGGAATGGGTTGATTGATGCGATCGTAAAGCTTTGCAAATGCCTGATACACCAAATTACTCGAACCCAGCGACACCCGCTTCGCTTCTGCTCCCGTTGCGGTAATTCTCAATCCAGAGTCGATGCGGGAAAACTGGAATTCGTTGTAGAGCGTTAACGCCGCTCCAAGACAATCGAACCCAGCACCGAGATTGGCAGTAGTCGCAGGAACACGGACAGTAACATTAGACATGAGCAGCGATCGCACTAAGAATTCAGTCCTTTATTGTAGGGGTAAGCGATCACAATGATTTAATAGAGAAGCATTTTGAATCTTGGCTATGACCCACTCGGAACCGATCGAAAAAATAGAAGCGTTGCTACAATCCTACGAGCGCTTCGGGGTGCATCTTGGCTTAGAGGCGAGTCTAAAGCTGTTAACAGACTTGGGAAACCCTCAAGCGCAAGTTCCTGTCGTTCATGTGGCAGGCAGCAATGGAAAAGGTTCGGTCTGTGCTTATCTCTCAACCATTCTGACCGAAGCAGGCTATAAAACGGGTCGCTACACTTCGCCGCACTTAATCGATTGGACAGAGCGAATTTGTATTAACAATCAACCGATCGATCCCACAGCACTCTATCAAACGTTGCTGAAGGTGCAGTCGAAAATTGATCCGGCTTGTTCTCCGACTCAGTTTGAAGTGATCACGGCGGCAATGTGGCTCTATTTTGCTGAACAAAAGGTAGACATTGCGATCATCGAAGTTGGCTTAGGCGGACGATTAGATGCCACCAATGTGATTGAGCATCCCTTAGTCAGCGTGATTGTTTCGATTAGTCGAGAACACTGGCAACGATTGGGATTTACGTTATCGAGCATTGCAGGTGAAAAAGCTGGAATTCTTAAACCTGAATGTCCTGCCGTGATCGGACAGCTACCCGATGAAGCGGCATCGGTGATCGATCGTCGAATTGCTGATCTCAATTGTCCCGCAGTTTATCCCGAACCCGCAAAGCTGAGCGACGGCTGGGCGCATCAAGGCACACTCAAATATCAATTGCCGCTCCAAGGTGACATTCAATTGCACAATTCAGCCTTAGCGATCGCTGCGATTCAATTGCTCCGGCAGCAAAACTGGAATATTTCTGATAGTGCGATCGTCAATGGAATTAGAAACACAAAATGGGCAGGACGGTTACAGTGGTATGAGTGGAAAGGGCATAAAATTCTGATTGATGGCGCACATAATCCAGCGAGTGCCGAAGCATTGAGACAATACGTTGATCAACTTAAACAAAGCTCAAACCACTGTTCAACCCATTGGGTCATGGGAATGTTATCCACAAAAGATCATGCTGATATCTTCAAAGCACTCTTACGATCGCAAGACTCCCTCTTTCTAGTTCCCGTTCCGGGCCATAGTTCGGCTGATCCCACAGAACTCGCCAATCTTGCCCAAGAAATTTGCCCCGGTTTAGAACATTGTCAAATTTATCCAGATGTCGCTACTGCCCTAGACAGCGCGATCGCCCACGCTGAGTTAGTCGTATTCTGTGGCTCACTCTATTTAATTGGTGAATTTTTCAAACAACAAAGAAATATCGCCTCCATCTTTGGATAGAAGTTTCTAGAGATCCGCAGTGTTAGGTTAATCAAAATGCCCCCATGCGGGTATTTTCTCCATTCTTGGTCTGCTCATGATGGACGATTCTTGCTCTCAAACCGATGATTTCTATGAAACGCGCCCTAATTCCGAGGGTGAGAGCTGTGCAGAAGCTTCTAAAGTAAAGCCAACTAATTCCCAAATCCTGGAGCGCCTTCACCAAACAGAAGCTGCTCTACAAGAAAGTGAAGCGCGATTTAAGCGATTTGTTCAAGGCAGCCAGGACGGATTTTGGGACTGGGATGTTGTACGTGATCGCTGGTACGTCTCCGATCGCTGGAAGCAACTGCGCGGAATTGCCCCCGATGCCACCATCGCAGATACTGTTACTACTTGGTACGAATCTACACATCCAGACGAGCGCGATCGCGTTTTAGACGGATTTCGGCACTATGTTGCTCAGGGATCAGGACAGTACAGCGAAGAATATCGGATCGTACAGCCAGACGGAACGATCATTTGGGTGCTCGATCGGGGTCAGGCGACTTGGGATGAAACTGGACGTGCAATTCGAGTCACCGGATCACAAACGGATATCACAAAACTAAAACGCACAGAAGAAGCGTTAGAAGAAAGTCAGTTGATCTATAAAACGCTGGCGGACACAATGCCGCAAATGTTTTGGATCACACAAGGCAATGGCTATCATGATTACTTTAATCAACGCTGGTATGATTACACCGGAACAAAGCCGGGAGAAACTGACGGCGAGGGCTGGCAAACCTGCCTTCACCCGGAAGATGCTAAGAAAGCGGCTGTAACCTGGCAAGAATGCCTCAAAACGGGACAGCCTTATAACGTCGAATATCGCCTCCGATGCGCCAAAACTGGAGAATATCGCTGGCATCTCGGACAGGCGCTCCCCCTGCACGATTCAGACGGCGATATCGTCAGATGGTTTGGCTCTTGCACCGATATTCACGATCAGAAATTACTCATCGAAGAGCGAGACAGCGCCTTAGAACGAGAACGCGCCGCCCGACTTGAACAAGAAAAAGCCAACCGTACCAAAGACGAATTTCTCGCCGTCGTCTCACACGAACTGCGATCGCCCCTCAATCCGATCTTGGGCTGGATCAGACTGCTCAGAACCCGAAAAATGGGAGAAGCTCAAACTCAGCAAGCCCTTGAAACGATCGAGCGCAACGCCAAGCTGCAATCCCAACTGATCGAAGATCTGCTTGATGTGTCCAGAATTCTGCGTGGGAAATTGGCGCTGAAAATCACACCTGTCAATTTAGTCACGGTGATCGAATCGGCGATCGAAACCGTTCGCCTTTCTGCTCAAGCCAAAAATATTCAGATTCAAACCCGCGTCAACGCCAACCTCACTTATGTTTCCGGCGACTTTAATCGACTTCAACAAGTCGTCTGGAACCTGCTCTCGAATGCCGTAAAATTCACCCCGGACCACGGCACCATTACGATCGAGCTATGCGCCACCGACTCTACGATCAACATTAGGGTTCAGGACACCGGAAAAGGCATCGCACCCGAATTTTTACCGCACGTCTTCGAGCAATTTCGCCAAGCCGATAGCAGCATCACTCGGCAATTTGGCGGTTTAGGATTGGGTCTTGCGATCGTGCGTCATATTGTCGAGCGTCATCAGGGTCAAATCCGCGTCGAAAGTAGGGGCGAAAATCAAGGCGCAACCTTCATTGTGGAGCTACCGTTATTGAATACTCCTGTAAACTCTGCGATCGCCCCACTGGATCACACCCCCGACGAGCAGTTAACCGGGCTATCGCTGCTGATTGTCGATGATGAAGCCGATGCCCGCGAACTGCTTGCCTTTTTGCTAGAGCAACAAGGTGCGATTGTCACGGCTACCAGTTCCGCCAAAGAAGCACAAGCGAAGCTAGCAAAGTTTCAGCCCGATCTTTTAATTAGCGACCTGGGCATGCCCGATGTCGATGGATTTCAACTGATTCGGCAACTCCGGGCAGAAGGTCGATCGATTCGAGCGATCGCCGTGACTGCCTATGCGCGGGAAGAAGATCGTCAAGCGGCCCTCGCGGCTGGATTTCAGGCGCACGTCACTAAGCCGATCGAACCTGCGGAACTGTTCAAGGTAATCCGGGCAGCCGTGCAGAAATAGCGGTGTCCCGACCAATATTCGGTACAATCTGATCTGCACTGCTTGTGATTAGACCTATCCCTGATTAACCGCCATGATCCACGAAATTTTCATGCCCGCTCTCAGTTCCACGATGACCGAAGGAAAAATCGTGTCCTGGGTCAAATCTCCGGGCGACAAAGTTGAAAAAGGCGAAACCGTCGTGGTGGTGGAATCGGACAAAGCCGACATGGATGTCGAGTCGTTTTACGAAGGCTATCTCGCCACGATCGTCACCCAAGCAGGTGAATCCGCGCCCGTTGGCAGCGCGATCGCGCTGCTTGCTGAAACCGAAGCCGAAATCGAACTTGCCAAACAGCAAGCCGCCTCAGTTTCCGCTCCGGCTGCTGCGCCTGCGCCTGCGCCCGCACCTGTTGCTGTTGCCGCCTCGACCAACGGCAGCAGCACCGCCGCCAAAAACGGTAGAACGATCGCCTCTCCCCGCGCCCGCAAACTTGCCAAGGATCTCAAAGTTGATCTAGCGACGATCGCGGGTTCTGGGCCTCACGGTCGCATTGTCGCGGAAGATGTCGAATCTGCTGCTGGAAAAACTCCAACACCCGCAGCAACTGTTGCAAAACCCGCTGCTCCAGCTCCTACGATTTCTGCTCCTGCTCCGGTTGCCGCAGTCGCTCCTGCACCTCGTCCCGCACCCGCTCCAACACCTGCACAGCCCGGACAAGTCCAGCCGATGACGACGCTGCAAGGTGCCGTTGTACGAAATATGATGGCAAGTTTGGAAGTTCCAGTCTTCCGCGCCGGTTACACCATTACGACAGATGCACTTGACAAGCTTTACAAGCAGGTGAAATCGAAAGGCGTAACGATGACTGCTCTACTGGCGAAAGCGGTTGCTGTAACGCTGCAAAAACATCCGCTGCTATATGCAAGCTACGTTGAAAATGGTATTCACTTTAATGGTTCGATTAATATCGCTGTTGCTGTTGCCATGGAAGATGGCGGATTAATCACACCGGTATTGAAGAATGCAAATCAGCAGGATCTCTACTCGCTGTCTCGCAGTTGGAAAGATTTGGTCGATCGTGCCCGCGCCAAACAACTCCAGCCTGACGAATATAGCTCTGGAACCTTCACCATCTCAAACTTAGGGATGTTTGGAGTCGATACATTCGATGCAATTTTGCCGCCGGGGCAGGGATCAATTCTGGCGATCGGAGCTTCCCGCGCCAATGTCGTCGCCACCGATGATGGAATGCTGGGCGTTCGTCGGCAAATGCAAGTCAACATTACTTGCGATCACCGAATTATTTACGGTGCTGATGCCGCAGCATTTCTGCGCGATTTAGCAAAACTGATTGAAACCGATGCTCAATCCTTGACGTTGTAGAACCCTCGATCGTTGGTCAAACCTCCAGGCTCTCAAAGAGCCTGGAGGTTTTTGCTTGGGACAAAATCGGAGCGATCGCAGCCGATACCCAACCAATTTGTTAATGCTACAGATTCTTTGCCCCCTAAATCCCCCAAAATGGGGGACTTTGAGAATTCAATCTTTCTTTGCCCCCTAAATCCCCCACTCGTGGGGGATTTAGGGGGCTTGCAAGATCTGTAGGGATTAAAGATCAATTTGGTACGAGACAATCAGTCCGTGAACAACGCAGGTTAATTTTGCAGCTTATAGAATTATTCAAAAAATTCGCGGTAGACAAACTCTATTGAGTTGTTTTCCATGCAGCAATGCAGAGAAAAATGAAGTTTTTGTAAGGCAACCGTAATAAAACGGAAAAGATTCAAACAGGTTTACAGGAAATTACGGGGGTAATGAAGATTTTTTGTGATTAAATTACCCTTGGCTGGCTCCATCGCCAAAGCGCAACGCTCTGCGGTGTGATGTCTGTTGGTTTGCATCTGCCCGCGCTCTTCACACACAAGGAGAAATGAATGAGGCAAGTATGGAGGTCATTAATCACCCGATCGCGGTTCACGCTGAAACGGTTTTGCATCGTCATCAGTCTCGGATTTTTAGCAGCGATCGCTTTATCTTGGGGTCAACAAGGACTCTTAGCATTCGAGACCAATTTAATCGCAACTGGAAGTAGCTGGCAGGGCGCATCTTTCCCTGTAGAAAACTTTCAAGGCTACACCTCACCTTTTGGCTATCGGCTGTCGCCGGACGGCTCCTACAACCGCGAGTTTCATCGTGGTTTAGACATGGCAGCCCCGGAAGGCAGCTACATTCGTAACTGGTGGACAGGAAAAGTCGTTGAAGTTTCAGACGGTAGCGCCTGTGGTACATCGGTTGTAATCCGATCGGGTGACTGGGAGCATATTTACTGCCA is a window encoding:
- a CDS encoding M23 family metallopeptidase, which gives rise to MRQVWRSLITRSRFTLKRFCIVISLGFLAAIALSWGQQGLLAFETNLIATGSSWQGASFPVENFQGYTSPFGYRLSPDGSYNREFHRGLDMAAPEGSYIRNWWTGKVVEVSDGSACGTSVVIRSGDWEHIYCHMQGSAGRNGQGKFIRSGDVQIYEGQTVTAGQRIGRIGMTGRTTGPHLHWGLKYSSQWVDPALVLRAMYAEQRTGQPVSSRPE
- a CDS encoding PAS domain-containing protein, whose translation is MMDDSCSQTDDFYETRPNSEGESCAEASKVKPTNSQILERLHQTEAALQESEARFKRFVQGSQDGFWDWDVVRDRWYVSDRWKQLRGIAPDATIADTVTTWYESTHPDERDRVLDGFRHYVAQGSGQYSEEYRIVQPDGTIIWVLDRGQATWDETGRAIRVTGSQTDITKLKRTEEALEESQLIYKTLADTMPQMFWITQGNGYHDYFNQRWYDYTGTKPGETDGEGWQTCLHPEDAKKAAVTWQECLKTGQPYNVEYRLRCAKTGEYRWHLGQALPLHDSDGDIVRWFGSCTDIHDQKLLIEERDSALERERAARLEQEKANRTKDEFLAVVSHELRSPLNPILGWIRLLRTRKMGEAQTQQALETIERNAKLQSQLIEDLLDVSRILRGKLALKITPVNLVTVIESAIETVRLSAQAKNIQIQTRVNANLTYVSGDFNRLQQVVWNLLSNAVKFTPDHGTITIELCATDSTINIRVQDTGKGIAPEFLPHVFEQFRQADSSITRQFGGLGLGLAIVRHIVERHQGQIRVESRGENQGATFIVELPLLNTPVNSAIAPLDHTPDEQLTGLSLLIVDDEADARELLAFLLEQQGAIVTATSSAKEAQAKLAKFQPDLLISDLGMPDVDGFQLIRQLRAEGRSIRAIAVTAYAREEDRQAALAAGFQAHVTKPIEPAELFKVIRAAVQK
- a CDS encoding bifunctional folylpolyglutamate synthase/dihydrofolate synthase, which gives rise to MTHSEPIEKIEALLQSYERFGVHLGLEASLKLLTDLGNPQAQVPVVHVAGSNGKGSVCAYLSTILTEAGYKTGRYTSPHLIDWTERICINNQPIDPTALYQTLLKVQSKIDPACSPTQFEVITAAMWLYFAEQKVDIAIIEVGLGGRLDATNVIEHPLVSVIVSISREHWQRLGFTLSSIAGEKAGILKPECPAVIGQLPDEAASVIDRRIADLNCPAVYPEPAKLSDGWAHQGTLKYQLPLQGDIQLHNSALAIAAIQLLRQQNWNISDSAIVNGIRNTKWAGRLQWYEWKGHKILIDGAHNPASAEALRQYVDQLKQSSNHCSTHWVMGMLSTKDHADIFKALLRSQDSLFLVPVPGHSSADPTELANLAQEICPGLEHCQIYPDVATALDSAIAHAELVVFCGSLYLIGEFFKQQRNIASIFG
- a CDS encoding homoserine kinase is translated as MSNVTVRVPATTANLGAGFDCLGAALTLYNEFQFSRIDSGLRITATGAEAKRVSLGSSNLVYQAFAKLYDRINQPIPAVQLEIKMEVPLARGLGSSATAIVGGLVGANELAGSPLSQLELAEFATEIEGHPDNVVPALIGGCRLAASGIDRAWEICDLPWHSSIVPIVAIPDFELSTAEARSVLPATYSRADAIFNASHLGLLIRGLETGNADWLKAALQDRIHQPYREKLIKGYDAVRTAAIGAGAYGMVISGAGSTVLALAHQEKAEAVNAAMEKAWIGLEVGVQVKSLAIDVQGTSVT
- a CDS encoding 2-oxo acid dehydrogenase subunit E2, coding for MIHEIFMPALSSTMTEGKIVSWVKSPGDKVEKGETVVVVESDKADMDVESFYEGYLATIVTQAGESAPVGSAIALLAETEAEIELAKQQAASVSAPAAAPAPAPAPVAVAASTNGSSTAAKNGRTIASPRARKLAKDLKVDLATIAGSGPHGRIVAEDVESAAGKTPTPAATVAKPAAPAPTISAPAPVAAVAPAPRPAPAPTPAQPGQVQPMTTLQGAVVRNMMASLEVPVFRAGYTITTDALDKLYKQVKSKGVTMTALLAKAVAVTLQKHPLLYASYVENGIHFNGSINIAVAVAMEDGGLITPVLKNANQQDLYSLSRSWKDLVDRARAKQLQPDEYSSGTFTISNLGMFGVDTFDAILPPGQGSILAIGASRANVVATDDGMLGVRRQMQVNITCDHRIIYGADAAAFLRDLAKLIETDAQSLTL